One Thomasclavelia spiroformis DSM 1552 DNA window includes the following coding sequences:
- a CDS encoding aldo/keto reductase, whose translation MKYIKLGVSDLNVSRICLGCMGFGDASNGQHSWTVDKQTTRKIIKYALDKGINFFDTAIAYQNGTSEQYVGKALRDFAKREDVVIATKFLPRSQEELDNNVSGQVHIERSLNQSLLNLGVNYVDLYIYHMWDYHTPMEEIMDGLDKIVKAGKARYIGISNCFAWQLAKANFYAREHNMNEFISMQGHYNLIAREEEREMIPFCQSEQIALTPYRPLAGGRLAKQPGIMTKRLKEDTYAKFKYDQTAKMDQEIIDRVYKLAKKHQVSMSEISLAWLLTKVSAPIVGTTKLEQIDAMVKATEITLSPAEIKYLEECYLPHPLVGVMAQNGKQKAGNVV comes from the coding sequence ATGAAATATATAAAATTAGGTGTTTCTGATTTAAATGTTTCAAGAATATGTTTAGGATGTATGGGCTTTGGTGATGCCTCAAATGGTCAACATTCTTGGACCGTTGACAAACAGACAACTCGTAAAATTATTAAATATGCATTAGATAAGGGAATTAATTTTTTTGATACCGCTATTGCTTATCAAAATGGAACTAGTGAACAATATGTCGGTAAAGCCTTACGTGATTTTGCTAAAAGAGAAGATGTTGTCATTGCTACAAAATTTCTTCCTCGCAGTCAAGAGGAATTAGATAATAATGTTAGTGGTCAAGTTCATATTGAAAGGAGTTTAAATCAAAGCTTATTGAATTTAGGTGTTAATTACGTCGATTTATATATTTATCATATGTGGGATTATCATACTCCAATGGAGGAAATCATGGATGGTCTTGATAAAATTGTCAAAGCTGGTAAAGCTCGTTATATTGGAATTTCAAATTGTTTTGCTTGGCAACTTGCTAAAGCTAATTTTTATGCAAGAGAACATAACATGAATGAATTTATTTCAATGCAGGGACATTATAATCTTATTGCTAGAGAAGAAGAAAGAGAAATGATTCCATTTTGTCAAAGTGAACAAATTGCCCTTACCCCATATAGACCTTTAGCAGGTGGACGATTAGCAAAACAACCAGGAATTATGACAAAACGTTTAAAAGAAGATACTTATGCTAAATTTAAATATGATCAAACAGCAAAGATGGATCAAGAAATTATTGATCGTGTTTATAAGCTTGCTAAAAAACATCAAGTCTCAATGAGTGAAATATCACTTGCCTGGCTACTTACAAAAGTCAGTGCGCCTATTGTAGGTACAACAAAATTAGAACAAATTGACGCAATGGTAAAAGCAACTGAAATTACTTTATCACCTGCAGAAATCAAATATTTAGAAGAATGTTATCTTCCCCATCCATTAGTTGGTGTTATGGCACAAAATGGTAAGCAAAAAGCTGGTAATGTTGTTTAA
- a CDS encoding ABC transporter ATP-binding protein/permease — MLKIKNITKQYITGDLKQVALDNISLNLRDSEFVAILGPSGSGKTTLLNIIGGLDRYDSGDLIINGISTKQYKDRDWDSYRNHTIGFVFQSYNLIMHLSILANVELALTISGVSKSERKQRAIDALKQVGLEKHIYKKPNQLSGGQMQRVAIARALVNDPDILLADEPTGALDSETSVQVMDLLKEVAKDRLVVMVTHNPELAKSYASRIVQVKDGKIIDDSNPYNLDEKDLPEVKYKNMGKSSMSFLTALVLSFNNLKTKKARTLLTSFAGSIGIIGIALILSLSNGVSNYISDIQKDTMSSYPISIEAQTIDLTSVMGENQSLVTNDVDHKKDGVYSNSRDLEMASTMTTNITKNNLTEFKKYLENPKSEINEFVGENGIVYTYDTKFGVYTRDPNGELVNTDGSTLDDNSNDNSSMMTNPTRSNFQELMSGKKDSSVSKVLKDNYDVVYGKWPNEYDEIVLVLDKNNEISLTVLYQLGILPASEYKDVMNKINNGETVSFENQKWSYEDICSKEFYLIPDSATYIKNRNGLYSSIKDDMTKMEGLLDNGVKLKITGVVRPNNDDTSTLINQNIGYTKALTDYIIDYTNNSEVVKAQEASKEINITNGMTFSPSDNSARIEDTKKYLSNLGISEKARFCQEILMTSPNRNANVQNMSEVQLAAALDNYLENPDDEVLLEIYNSYISTGTYDDNMEMFGLINYDAPSAINIYTDSFEDKDEISRCINDYNETVSEENQITYTDYVGLLMSSVTTIINVISYVLIAFVGVSLVVSSIMIGIITYISVLERTKEIGILRAIGASKRNISQVFNAETFIIGLCSGVLGILICLIVLVPANQIIHSLVGSTDVNAVLPLVSAIILIVLSVLLTLLGGIIPSKKAAKKDPVTALRTE; from the coding sequence ATGCTTAAAATTAAAAATATTACAAAACAATATATTACAGGAGATTTAAAACAAGTTGCTTTAGACAATATTAGCTTAAATCTTCGTGATAGTGAGTTTGTAGCAATTTTAGGACCAAGTGGTTCTGGAAAAACAACTTTGTTGAATATTATTGGTGGTTTAGATCGCTATGATAGTGGTGATTTGATTATTAATGGTATTTCAACAAAACAATATAAAGATCGTGATTGGGATTCATATCGTAATCATACGATTGGTTTTGTTTTTCAAAGTTATAATTTAATTATGCACTTAAGTATTCTTGCTAATGTTGAACTGGCATTAACAATTTCTGGAGTATCTAAAAGCGAGCGTAAACAACGAGCAATTGATGCTTTAAAACAAGTTGGTTTGGAAAAGCATATTTATAAAAAACCAAATCAGCTTTCGGGAGGACAAATGCAACGAGTTGCTATTGCTCGAGCTTTAGTTAATGATCCAGATATTTTACTTGCAGATGAACCAACTGGAGCATTGGATAGTGAAACAAGTGTTCAAGTAATGGATTTATTAAAAGAAGTTGCTAAAGATCGTTTGGTCGTAATGGTTACTCATAATCCTGAACTAGCTAAAAGTTATGCAAGTCGTATTGTTCAGGTTAAAGATGGAAAAATTATTGATGATTCAAACCCTTATAATCTTGATGAAAAGGATTTACCGGAAGTTAAGTATAAAAACATGGGGAAATCTTCGATGTCATTTTTGACAGCTTTGGTTTTAAGTTTTAATAACTTAAAAACTAAAAAAGCACGAACGTTATTAACTTCTTTTGCTGGATCGATAGGGATAATTGGAATTGCATTAATTTTATCGCTTTCCAATGGGGTAAGTAATTATATTAGTGATATTCAAAAGGACACAATGTCTTCTTATCCTATCTCAATTGAAGCGCAAACGATTGATTTAACTTCTGTTATGGGTGAAAATCAAAGTTTAGTGACTAATGATGTTGATCATAAAAAAGATGGAGTGTATTCAAATTCAAGAGATTTAGAAATGGCTTCAACAATGACAACAAATATTACAAAAAATAATTTGACAGAATTTAAAAAGTATCTAGAGAATCCTAAAAGCGAAATCAATGAATTTGTAGGAGAAAATGGAATAGTTTATACTTATGATACTAAATTTGGAGTTTATACTAGAGATCCTAATGGTGAATTAGTTAATACTGATGGAAGTACTTTAGATGATAATAGTAATGATAATTCCTCAATGATGACTAATCCTACTAGATCCAATTTTCAAGAATTGATGTCTGGTAAAAAAGATAGTAGTGTTAGTAAAGTTTTAAAAGATAATTATGATGTGGTTTATGGTAAGTGGCCAAATGAATATGATGAAATTGTTTTAGTATTGGATAAAAATAATGAAATTTCATTAACTGTGTTATATCAACTAGGAATTTTACCAGCGAGTGAATATAAAGATGTAATGAATAAAATAAATAATGGCGAAACCGTAAGTTTTGAAAATCAAAAATGGAGCTATGAAGATATTTGTTCAAAAGAATTTTATTTGATTCCAGATAGTGCTACTTATATCAAAAATAGAAATGGATTATATAGCAGTATTAAAGATGATATGACAAAAATGGAAGGTCTTTTAGATAATGGTGTTAAACTTAAAATAACAGGAGTTGTTCGACCTAATAACGATGATACAAGTACATTGATTAATCAAAATATTGGTTATACAAAAGCGTTGACTGATTATATTATTGATTATACTAATAATAGTGAGGTTGTTAAAGCACAAGAAGCTAGTAAAGAAATTAATATAACTAATGGAATGACTTTTTCTCCAAGTGATAATAGTGCTCGAATCGAAGATACTAAAAAGTATTTATCTAATTTAGGGATATCTGAAAAAGCTAGGTTTTGTCAAGAAATTTTAATGACTTCACCTAATCGAAATGCAAATGTTCAAAATATGAGTGAAGTTCAATTAGCAGCAGCGTTAGATAATTATTTAGAAAATCCAGATGATGAAGTATTATTAGAAATTTATAATTCATATATTTCAACGGGAACATATGATGATAATATGGAAATGTTCGGTTTAATAAATTATGATGCACCTAGTGCAATAAATATTTATACTGATAGTTTTGAAGATAAAGATGAAATTTCAAGATGTATAAATGATTATAATGAAACAGTTAGTGAAGAAAATCAAATTACGTATACTGATTATGTGGGATTATTGATGTCTTCGGTTACAACAATTATTAATGTTATTTCTTATGTTTTAATTGCTTTTGTAGGAGTATCATTAGTAGTATCGTCGATTATGATTGGAATTATTACTTATATTTCAGTATTAGAAAGAACAAAAGAAATTGGTATTTTGCGTGCAATTGGAGCTTCAAAAAGAAATATTTCTCAAGTATTTAATGCGGAAACATTTATTATTGGTTTATGTTCAGGGGTTTTAGGAATTTTAATATGTTTAATTGTGTTGGTTCCTGCTAATCAAATTATTCATAGTTTAGTTGGCTCTACAGATGTTAATGCAGTTCTTCCTTTAGTAAGTGCTATTATTTTAATTGTTTTAAGTGTATTATTAACTTTATTAGGAGGAATTATCCCATCTAAAAAAGCGGCTAAAAAAGATCCTGTAACTGCTTTAAGAACTGAATAA
- a CDS encoding sugar O-acetyltransferase: protein MKEKEKMLLGKWYNATDQELVKQRLNAKDLCFELNQIKPSNLEKRNSIINKLLGYQPDNLELLSPFTCDYGNNIVLGKNVFINSNCYFMDGAKITVGDNVFIGPSCGFYTANHPLDYQTRNQGIEQALPILIGNNVWLGGNVIVLPGVEIGDGCVIGAGSVVTKDIEANSIATGVPCKVIKKI, encoded by the coding sequence ATGAAAGAAAAAGAAAAGATGTTATTAGGTAAATGGTATAATGCTACTGATCAAGAATTAGTAAAACAAAGATTAAATGCTAAAGATCTATGTTTTGAATTAAATCAAATCAAACCAAGTAATTTAGAAAAAAGAAATTCTATTATTAATAAATTATTAGGTTATCAACCTGATAACTTAGAGTTATTAAGTCCTTTTACTTGTGATTATGGAAATAATATAGTTTTAGGTAAAAATGTATTTATTAACAGTAATTGTTATTTCATGGATGGCGCTAAAATTACTGTAGGTGATAATGTATTTATTGGACCATCATGTGGTTTTTATACGGCTAATCATCCTTTAGATTATCAAACAAGAAATCAAGGAATTGAACAAGCTTTACCGATTTTAATTGGAAATAATGTATGGTTAGGCGGTAATGTTATTGTTTTACCTGGAGTAGAAATTGGTGATGGTTGTGTAATAGGGGCTGGCAGTGTTGTAACTAAAGATATTGAGGCAAATAGCATTGCAACAGGAGTACCATGTAAGGTTATAAAGAAAATTTAA